In Pristiophorus japonicus isolate sPriJap1 chromosome X, sPriJap1.hap1, whole genome shotgun sequence, the genomic stretch cactggtgcacACACGTAAACTggcgctcacacgtacactggcgctcacacgtacactggtgctcaaaCGTTCACTGTCGCTCACacctacactggtgctcacacatacactggtgctcacaattacactggtgatcacacgtacactggtgctcacacatacaccactgctcatacatacactggtgctcacacgtacaccacTGCTCACACGTGCACTGGTGCTCACAATTACACTGGtgatcacacgtacactggtgctcacatgtaCACCACTGCTCACATGTACACCACTGCTCACACATGCACTGGTGCTCACGTGTATACTGGcgctcacatgtacactggtgatcgcatgtacactggtgctcacacgctCACCACTGCTCACACGTACACCggcgctcacacgtacactggtgctcacacgtacactggtggtcacacgtacactggtgctcacatgtacactggtgctcacacatacaccactgctcacatgtacaccactgctcacacatacactggtGCTCATGTGTATACTGgtgctcacatgtacactggtgatcacatgtacactggtgatcacatgtacactggtgatcacacgtacactggtgctccacacatacactggtgatcacacatacactggtgctcacacgtatacCACTGCTCactcgtacactggtgctcacacgtacactgttgctcacacatacaccactgctcacatgtacactggtgctcacacgtacactggcgctcacatgtacactggtgctcacacgtacactggcgcTCACACGTACACCGGTGCTCACATGTACACCGCTGCTCACACGTATACTGGTGTTCACACAtatactggtgctcacacgtacactgacgCTCACACGtatactggtgctcacacgtacactggtgctcacaattacactggtgatcacacgtacactggtgctcacacatacaccacTGCTCACACATACTCTGGTGCTCAGACGTACACtgctgctcacacgtacactgctgATCACATGTACACTGGCGCTCACATGTACACCAGTGCTCACACCCACACTggcgctcacacgtacactggtgctcacacatacactggtgctcacacatacactggtgctcacacgtatacTGGcgatcacacgtacactggtgctcacacgtagactggtgctcacacgtacattGGTGCttacacgtacactggtgctcacatgtaCACCACTGCTCACATGTGCACTGCTGCTCACAATTACACTGGtgatcacacgtacactggtgctcacacatacaccactgctcatacatacactggtgctcacacgtacaccacTGCTCACACGTGCACTGGTGCTCACAATTACACTGGtgatcacacgtacactggtgctcacatgtaCACCACTGCTCACACATACTCTGGTGCTCAGACGTACACtgctgctcacacgtacactggtgatcacatgtacactggtgctcacacatgCACTGGTGATCACACGTACattggtgctcacacgtacactggtgttgACATGTACACcgatgctcacacgtacactggcgctcacacgtacactggttctCACACCCACACTGGCGCTCACACGTTCACTGGTGCTAAcacatacactggtgctcacacatacaccgctactcacacgtacactggtgctcacacgtatacTGGCGCTCACaattacactggtgctcacacgtatactggtgctcacacatacactggtGATCACACGTACACTGCTGCTCACACGTACACAGCTGCTTACACGTACACTGGTGCttacacgtacactggtgctcacacctacaccactgctcacacgtacactggcacTCACACGTACACAGCTGCTTACACATACACTGGTGCttacacgtacactggtgctcacacatacaccacTGCTCACATGTACACCACTGCTCACACATGCACTGGTGCTCACGTGTATACTGACGCTCAAATGTACACTGGTGATCgcatgtacactggtgctcacacgcacaccactgctcacacgtacactggtgatcatatgtacactggtgctcacacgtacactggtgatcacacgtacattggtgctcacacgtacactggtgttgACATGTACACcgctgctcacacgtacactggcgctcacacgtacactggttctCACACCCACACTGGCGCTCACATGTTCactggtgctcacacatacactggtgctcacacatacaccgctgctcacacgtacactggtgctcacacgtatacTGGCGCTCACacttacactggtgctcacacgtacactggtgctcacacgtacactggtgctcacacgtatactggtgctcacacatacactggtGATCACACGTACACTGCTGCTCACACGTACACAGCTGCttacacgtacactggtgctcacacgtacactggtggtcacacgtacactggtgctcacacatacaccactgctcacacgtacaccactgctcacacatacactggtGCTCATGTGTATACTGGTGCTCACATGTACACTGGGgatcacatgtacactggtgatcacacatacactggtgatcacatgtacactggtgctcacacgtatacCACTGCTCactcgtacactggtgctcacacgtacactgttgCTCACACATACACCACTGCTGACATGTACACAGGTGCTTACAAGTACACTGGCACTCACACGTACACCACTGCTCACATGTACAACGctgctcacacatacactggtGCTCATGTGTATACTGGTGCTCACATGTACACTGGGgatcacatgtacactggtgatcacacatacactggtgatcacacgtacactggtgctcacacgtatacCACTGCTCactcgtacactggtgctcacacgtacactgttgCTCACACATACACCACTGCTGACATGTACACagctgctcacacgtacactggcgctcacatgtacactggtgctcacacgtacactggcgcTCACACGTACACCGGTGCTCACATGTACACCGCTGCTCACACGTATACTGGTGTTCACACGTATACTGCcgctcacatgtacactggtgctcacacatacactggCGCTCACACGTACACCGCTGCTCACACGTATACTGGTGTTCACACGTATACTGGcgctcacatgtacactggtgctcacacgtacactggcgcTCACATGTACACAGgtgctcacatgtacactggtgcacACACGTACGCTggcgctcacacgtacactggcgctcacacgtacactggtgctcaaaCGTTCACTGTCGCTCACacctacactggtgctcacacgtacactggtgctcacaattacactggtgatcacacgtacactggtgctcacacatacaccactgctcatacatacactggtgctcacacatacaccacTGCTCACATGTGCACTGGTGCTCACAATTACACTGGtgatcacacgtacactggtgctcacatgtaCACCACTGCTCACACATACTCTGGTGCTCAGACGTACACtgctgctcacacgtacactggtgatcacatgtacactggtgctcacacgtacactggtgatcacacgtacactggtgttgACATGTACACcgctgctcacacgtacactggtgctcacacgtatactggtgctcacacatacactggtGATCACACGTACACTGCTGCTCACACGTACACAGCTGCTTACACGTACACTGGTGCttacacgtacactggtgctcacacctacaccactgctcacacgtacactggcacTCACACGTACACAGCTGCTTACACATACACTGGTGCttacacgtacactggtgctcacccATACACCACTGCTCACATGTACACCACTGCTCACACATGCACTGGTGCTCACGTGTATACTGGcgctcacatgtacactggtgatcgcatgtacactggtgctcacacgcaCACCACTGCTCACACGTACACCggcgctcacacgtacactggtgctcacacgtacactggtgctcacacgtacactggtggtcacacgtacactggtgctcacaattacactggtgatcacacgtacactggtgctcaaaCGTTCACTGTCGCTCAcacatacactggtgctcacaattacactggtgatcacacgtacactggtgctcacacaaaCACCACTGCTCATacatacactggtgctcacacgtacaccacTGCTCACACGTGCACTGGTGCTCACAATTACACTGGtgatcacacgtacactggtgctcacatgtaCACCACTGCTCACACATACTCTGGTGCTCAGACGTACACTGctgctcacacatacactggtGTTGACATGTACACcactgctcacacgtacactggcgctcacacatacactggttctcacaCCCACACTGGCGCTCACACGTTCactggtgctcacacatacactggtgctcacacatacaccgctgctcacacgtacactggtgctcaaaCGTATACTGGCGCTCACacttacactggtgctcacacgtacactggtgctcacacatacaccgctgctcacacgtacactggtgctcacacgtatacTGGTGCTCACACATGCACTGGTGATCACACGTACACTGCTGCTTACACGTACACAGCTGCTTACACGTACACTGGTGCTTACACGTACACTGGTGCTGACACCTACACCACTGCTCATACGTACACTGGCACTCACACGTACACAGctgctcacacatacactggtGCTTACACATACACTGGTGCttacacgtacactggtgctcacacatacaccacTGCTCACACGTACACCACTGCTCACACATGCACTGGTGCTCACGTGTATACTGGcgctcacatgtacactggtgatcgcatgtacactggtgctcacacgcaCACCACTGCTCACACGTACACCggcgctcacacgtacactggttctcacacgtacactggtgctcacacgtacactggtggtcacacgtacactggtgctcacatgtacactggtgttcacacatacaccactgctcacgtgtacaccactgctcacacatacactggtGCTCATGTGTATACTGgtgctcacatgtacactggtgatcACATGTACACTGGCGCTCGCACGTACACAGgtgctcacatgtacactggtgcacacacgtacactggcgctcacacgtacactggcgctcacacgtacactggtgctcaaaCGTGCACTGTcgctcacatgtacactggtgctccACACATACACTGGTGATCACACGTACACTGCTGCTCACAAGTATACCACTGCTCactcgtacactggtgctcacacgtacactgttgCTCACACATACACCACTGCTCACATGCACACAGGTGCTCACAAGTACACTGGCACTCACACGTACACCActgctcacatgtacactggtgctcacacgtacactggcgctcacatgtacactggtgctcacacgtacactggcgcTCACACGTACACCGGTGCTCACATGTACACCGCTGCTCACACGTATACTGGTGTTCGCACGTATACTGGcgctcacatgtacactggtgctcacacgtacactggcgcTCGCACGTACACAGgtgctcacatgtacactggtgcacacacgtacactggcgctcacacgtacactggcgctcacacgtacactggtgctcaaaCGTGCACTGTcgctcacatgtacactggtgctcacacgtacactggtgctcacacatacactggtgctcacacgtgcGCACACGTACACTgtcgctcacacgtacactggtgctcacttGTACACTGGTGCTTACACATGCCCTTCCCAGCAGTAGTCAGTGAGGTGTGAAAAGGAGCGGGGATCGAAGCTGAGTTTTTCCCTGTGCTGCAATGGatgctgaggctaattgtagccccCTCAACTGCTGCTGCAGCTCAGGTCACCAACTCGCTGGCCTGCTGATTTGTGCCGCGGCAACATCAAAGCCTAGCTGTACTTCAGCTTTTCTTTTGAAAATGAAATGTAtttatgatattgaatggtgggatGATTGGTACAATCTCTGCTCTTCTCCAGGGGGAGTTCGGAGGAAGGCACAGTGCTGAACCGATCATGCACAGGGTCAGATTGCAGGCCGAATGAGAATGGGTTGCCTCCATTCGGCTTGGTGTGGCAGCAGCCCATGGATTCGAAATGGGTTCTTAAATTAGAATTGAATACAAGTTATTTTTATAAATTCGGTAGCTCTGATCAAGGTCAGAATGCTCCACTGGACTCATTGTCCGACTCTGAGCCATATTCCTGTTTGTGCTGAGAACTGTGTGTTTGGAGGAATTTTATGGAAAAGTGGAGACACTTCCTCAAGGGACTGAACATGATGTTTCCTCTCGAGCTGCATTTTGCCACAAACAGCTGGTTATTTTAATGAACTGGATGTGTGTTACGTGAGGGCTGTCAATGCTGGGAACGAGATACTTTCCCATGCTTTTACACCATCAATATCAGGTGGTAGATACTATTGACTGTCAGGCACACTAGGAATTGTGTTGAGACCAATTTCAGTTTACTTCACTTAGGACCCGCACAGTTGTCAGAGGAAGACCTTCAGCCCATCATCAATCAACTTACATCAGTGTCTCAGCAAATTCACTTTCCACAAGTTGGTTACATGACCTCCTCCCCAGTGAGGTACCTTCACAGTCTCACTGTACTGCAGCTTTTACATGGATGCAATGCAAAAATCACATCATGACAACACAGAAAAAAACAACAGTACAATTGTACCATTAAAAACCAGGCATAAAGTAGAGTAAATGAAAAATTGCTGTGTGATTTAAAGTAAGAATGTCGAGGCCATGCGGTGAAGCAGATCTGGAAGAGAAATGAAGGAGTCAGTTGAATGAATGTTACTCAGTTGTGCAGTTAATTGCTggtggtatgccaccacactgctccttccgctcctcggcctgctccgatggtgctcacaggccaggggccgcacagactgctgtcCTCGAACTTGAGAGAGGTACTGGGGCCGATTTTTGATTCCAGTGGACATTGAACGAGCGGTGCGCAGAGTGACAGGGTAttttcagggagcagcacgtgctggagcaggagagcaacggcagtgaagaatgacgtcatcaaggtccaggtcggtgattggagcgtgggcagatacagcaggagcggcgaggtcggggcgaaggagcggtgagagactgtagagggacgtgaccggggcccaggggagacgtgagttcggggccaggggcccaggggcagcacgggccagcccacactgcgatatgtgtgcgcactaggtccgtgcagcagagctggtctccagttgtcttggttaacccttgccactggaccaagacctagctctgtctaacccgtgtgatggctggggtgcaacggccaccacacgttaaaacaatccacgcacaggcatcttccaccctcggacctggaattttaggtccttcattgaaacacctgtgaactttttgacgtggaaacaagtcatcctcgattcgagggactgcctataatgatgatgataattgaTAGTGGTGTATTAGAGCTTATACATTGACTGGAAGaggaagagatagagagtaagacagCAGCGTACAGAGTAGCCTCCATGTCCAGCCCTTGACTGTGCTGTCCTCGAACTTGAAAGAGATACTGGGGCCGATTTTTGTTTCCAGTGGATATTGAATGGGCGGTGCGCAGAGTGACAGGGTATTTTCAGGTTCGTTCCCCTTTAAAAGCACTGGAAGTCGTTTTTCCAGCTTGTACCACCCAGTACTAGTGGGCAGGACCAGCATTGTCCATTTCTCTTGTTAACTCGTCCGAAAATGGAATCGGGGTCCTAGTTACTTCATGGGACCCTAACTTGCATACCGTAACGAGACTTCCGGCAGCTACCTGGGCTGCCCATCTCAAGGACCCCAGCAAAGTGGCAGGAGTGGGAGTAGCAGCGGGAGTGGGGTGGTCAGCACTGCGCCATGATTTACACCACACTACTGCCCCATTCCCACCCAAAAAACAGGGTCAAAATCAGCCGCTCTTGCTCCTGAAACACTCCTAATGCTAGTTTTGGTTGTTTGGTACATTTTTCCAGGACAAAGCTGCCTCCACTGGCTGCTGGAGATGAAAAATTCTCACAGGCAAATGTCAAAGCCTTGCAGGAAATTACTTCCAGCTGTTCCCAGTCAGCAGCAGCTTTTCATAAAATTCCAATGAGTGACAGTCCTGATAGAGAGATCGCAAACTGTGAGTCCTCTTCCTGTTTTGTGTTGAGAATCACATCTAATTTTAGAAAAACTTTTTTGAAGTAAGGACACTTAGTCCTAGGAGGGTTCAACATTGTATTTCTTGAAAGACTTCGAAAAGTGTGCGGAAATGTTGGCGGGGTAAAGGTTTTAACCTATACCATGTTGGATATGCTGACGTTTTGTAGTGCACAATTTCCTGATCCTTGAAGATTTTCCCATCTGCTCTGTCAGATATGTTGTCCTGATTACAATGGGAGATGTGTGAGTGGTACCTAGGCCGTAATACGATACATGACACTCGTGCCCCCCTCACAAACTAACGCAAGAGCTGTATGATCATGAGCTGTTTCCCTCCCGAAGCATTGAAGTAGTACCTTCAGTGCTGAGGGCAAGGTGGGGGATTAAAAAATCAACAGGGCAATATATCAGTGCAATGTAACTTCGTTAAGAACAAAGATAGCAAATAAGTCATCGTTACAGCTTAGTGATGGAAAGACGCCAGCCTTGCGATAGGGAGTACCATAGCACAGTGCAGAGCAGGAGTCGGTGCCATACTTTActgtgtatctgacccgtgctgtacctgccctgagagtgtttgatgggacagtgtagagggagctttactctgtatctaaccccattgtgtacctgccctgggagtgtttgatgggacagtgtagagagagctttactctgtatctaaccccatcgtgtacctgccctgggagtgtttgatgggacagtgtagaggaagctttactctgtatctaaccccgtgctgtacctgccctgggagtgtttaatgggacagtgtagagagagctttactctgtatctaaccccatcgtgtacctgccctgggagtgtttgatgggacagtgtagaggaagctttactctgtatctaaccccctgtacctgccctgggagtgtttgatgggacagtgtagagggagatttactctgtatctaacccgtgctgtacctgccctaggagtgtttgatgggacattgtagagggaactttactctgtatctaactgggCTATAcctgctgttgtgtatgcaataactgttagactgagtactgtttaactccaagaggtatgaccttggctctgctttattaaggcccaaagtgactaatatgcaaaatggctggccttttatacttggcctgcacacacatgcgtgcagcccaatggcctccaacagtgataccACCTCGTGgccagtgatcccaaaagtacatacatgacaatacccccctctgagatattaacacagtcttttacaaattgagacggtgttTTACATTTCCGGGTtgcccgtctcagttcaactccagccttgggtgagtgttcagagtctgttgtgactggtggttgggtggctgacctggtgggagtggcaatggccatgtcagagattgaaagtccagattcactgatgaccactgagtcctctgctaactgggggtaggttggttggtcatcgattgtctcttcctccgactgttccagttcgtctgtgtgccgcagctttgtctgatccatatgtttcctgaatgtttgcccatttttgagcttgacaataaatactctgttaccctccttggccatgacagtaccagcgatccacttgggaccctgacaataattcagaacatatacagaatcatttacagaaatatcgcatgacacagctgcgcgatcgtgatacccttgctgacattgtcttctatattcaacatgattattcaagtcagggtgtacaagagatagcttggtcttaagaccgctccatcattagttcagcaggcgagaccccggtaagcgtgtgtggtcttgtcctgtaactaagcagtatgcatgacaggcgggtctgcagtgacccttgggttactcgcttcatactctgctttatgatttggacagcacgttctgcttgcccattggatgcagatttgaacggtgctgaccttacatgtttgataccattgagtttcgtgaactcttgaaactcctgactggtgaagcacgatccgttgtcgctaacaacgatgtcaggcagaccatgtgtcgcaaacatgacactgagattctcaatggtagctgtggatgtgctggatgacatgattatacactctatccacttcgaatatgcatccaccacaactgaaaacatcttccccaggaagggacctgcaaagtctatgtggatccatcgataccagcaccccattaaatttcacgttgatcattatcggtttgctcttagttaggaacgagtacagtccatacacttcctcctctggtatctcagattgcgtatccggatctgcactagtctgaccaccatcctccacgtggtgtgttgcagcacgctcatctgcggacactcgcGCTGGAGATgcaccactctcagacagcctgtgcaactacattgcttaaatcgtcacaacgccaacacggagaaatcggatgcattcctacaggcggactttgggcagccacaggtttcgcgtacgcagtcgggtaggccctgccatgtgccactctgccgaacgccgaatcaatcatatttacagtacttgccgagttttgatttttcactgatatctgctttagacttctatccgtcgtcatgcatgactgaacgatcgtgatggccctgttcaagtccaacgtctccaccgtcagtagtttacgcaggatcacctcgtggttgatgccgataacaaagaagtcccgcagcatgtctgccaacacagcccagaacttac encodes the following:
- the LOC139240804 gene encoding uncharacterized protein yields the protein MYTGAHKYTGTHTYTTAHMYTGAHTYTGAHMYTGAHTYTGAHTYTGAHMYTAAHTYTGVHTYTGAHMYTGAHTYTGAHTYTGAHMYTAAHTYTGVHTYTGAHMYTGAHTYTGAHMYTGAHMYTGAHTYTGAHTYTGAHTYTGAQTFTVAHTYTGAHTYTGAHNYTGDHTYTGAHTYTTAHTYTGAHTYTTAHTCTGAHNYAGDHTYTGAHMYTTAHTYSGAQTYTAAHMYTGDHMYTGAHTYTGDHTYTGVDMYTAAHTYTGAHTYTGSHTHTGAHTFTGAHTYTGAHIYTAAHTYTGAHTYTGAHTYTGAHTYTGAHTYTAAHTYTTAHMYTGAHTYTGAHMYTGAHTYTGAHTYTGAHMYTAAHTYTGVHTYTGAHMYTGAHTYTGAHTYTGAHMYAAAHTYTGVHTYTGAHMYTGAHTYTGSSHTGAHTYIGAYTYTGAHMYTTAHMCTAAHNYTGDHTYTGAHTYTTAHTYTGAHTYTTAHTCTGAHNYTGDHTYTGAHMYTTAHTYSGAQTYTAAHTYTGDHMYTGAHTCTGDHTYIGAHTYTGVDMYTDAHTYTGAHTYTGSHTHTGAHTFTGANTYTGAHTYTATHTYTGAHTYTGAHNYTGAHTYTGAHTYTGDHTYTAAHTYTAAYTYTGAYTYTGAHTYTTAHTYTGTHTYTAAYTYTGAYTYTGAHTYTTAHMYTTAHTCTGAHVYTDAQMYTGDRMYTGAHTHTTAHTYTGDHMYTGAHTYTGDHTYIGAHTYTGVDMYTAAHTYTGAHTYTGSHTHTGAHMFTGAHTYTGAHTYTAAHTYTGAHTYTGAHTYTGAHTYTGAHTYTGAHTYTGAHTYTGDHTYTAAHTYTAAYTYTGAHTYTGGHTYTGAHTYTTAHTYTTAHTYTGAHVYTGAHMYTGDHMYTGDHTYTGDHMYTGAHTYTTAHSYTGAHTYTVAHTYTTADMYTGAYKYTGTHTYTTAHMYNAAHTYTGAHVYTGAHMYTGDHMYTGDHTYTGDHTYTGAHTYTTAHSYTGAHTYTVAHTYTTADMYTAAHTYTGAHMYTGAHTYTGAHTYTGAHMYTAAHTYTGVHTYTAAHMYTGAHTYTGAHTYTAAHTYTGVHTYTGAHMYTGAHTYTGAHMYTGAHMYTGAHTYAGAHTYTGAHTYTGAQTFTVAHTYTGAHTYTGAHNYTGDHTYTGAHTYTTAHTYTGAHTYTTAHMCTGAHNYTGDHTYTGAHMYTTAHTYSGAQTYTAAHTYTGDHMYTGAHTYTGDHTYTGVDMYTAAHTYTGAHTYTGAHTYTGDHTYTAAHTYTAAYTYTGAYTYTGAHTYTTAHTYTGTHTYTAAYTYTGAYTYTGAHPYTTAHMYTTAHTCTGAHVYTGAHMYTGDRMYTGAHTHTTAHTYTGAHTYTGAHTYTGAHTYTGGHTYTGAHNYTGDHTYTGAQTFTVAHTYTGAHNYTGDHTYTGAHTNTTAHTYTGAHTYTTAHTCTGAHNYTGDHTYTGAHMYTTAHTYSGAQTYTAAHTYTGVDMYTTAHTYTGAHTYTGSHTHTGAHTFTGAHTYTGAHTYTAAHTYTGAQTYTGAHTYTGAHTYTGAHTYTAAHTYTGAHTYTGAHTCTGDHTYTAAYTYTAAYTYTGAYTYTGADTYTTAHTYTGTHTYTAAHTYTGAYTYTGAYTYTGAHTYTTAHTYTTAHTCTGAHVYTGAHMYTGDRMYTGAHTHTTAHTYTGAHTYTGSHTYTGAHTYTGGHTYTGAHMYTGVHTYTTAHVYTTAHTYTGAHVYTGAHMYTGDHMYTGARTYTGAHMYTGAHTYTGAHTYTGAHTYTGAQTCTVAHMYTGAPHIHW